A stretch of Geomonas oryzisoli DNA encodes these proteins:
- a CDS encoding amino acid ABC transporter permease has translation MSTEAKKQIIDVGDGAAIPRKSDRGLFTAWRIAFFGAIGTIAYLVWSKPDPYLNIIKFVPDGIAVTFQVTLGAILLAIVIGLITGLGRISKNRFFNGVASLYVEVIRGIPLLVQIFYIYYALGTIVKVPAVLSAIIAMAVCYGAYMGEVVRAGIESIAKGQREAALSLGMNGRQTMIHVILPQAVKVILPPVGNEFIALLKDSSLVSIIAVADLLRRGREYASESFTYFETYTVIALIYLIITLFFSKIIGVMEERVSVNK, from the coding sequence ATGAGTACTGAAGCAAAAAAGCAGATCATCGATGTAGGGGACGGCGCGGCCATTCCCCGTAAAAGCGACCGGGGCTTGTTCACCGCCTGGCGCATAGCGTTCTTTGGCGCCATTGGCACCATTGCCTACCTGGTCTGGAGCAAGCCGGACCCGTATCTCAACATCATCAAGTTCGTTCCCGACGGCATCGCGGTGACCTTCCAGGTGACCCTCGGGGCGATACTGCTGGCCATCGTCATCGGCCTTATCACCGGCCTGGGCCGGATCTCCAAGAACCGCTTCTTCAACGGCGTCGCCTCCCTGTACGTGGAGGTCATCCGCGGCATCCCGCTGCTGGTGCAGATCTTCTACATCTACTACGCACTGGGCACCATTGTGAAGGTTCCGGCCGTCCTTTCCGCCATCATCGCCATGGCCGTCTGCTATGGCGCTTACATGGGCGAAGTGGTGCGCGCCGGGATCGAGTCGATCGCCAAGGGCCAGCGCGAGGCTGCGCTCTCCCTGGGGATGAACGGCCGCCAGACCATGATTCACGTCATCCTGCCGCAGGCGGTGAAGGTGATCCTGCCGCCGGTGGGTAACGAATTCATCGCCCTTTTGAAGGACTCCTCGCTGGTCTCCATCATCGCCGTCGCCGACCTTCTGCGTCGCGGCCGTGAGTACGCCTCCGAGTCCTTCACCTATTTTGAGACCTACACGGTCATCGCGCTGATCTACCTGATCATCACCTTGTTCTTCTCGAAGATCATCGGCGTAATGGAGGAGCGTGTCAGTGTCAACAAATAG
- the recG gene encoding ATP-dependent DNA helicase RecG codes for MPIITLAPDGSLKLPEQLRESLQLAPGDQVSVEVVDGALRVSRHVPSKPAKPVTTVKPASANVVAVPEELKTPMTVIKGVGPKLAEIFAKKGITTVEDALYILPNRYEDRRQLKRISELRPGNSEAFFATVVSAEAQVTKGGRRYFEAIVRDESGSLPLKWFNFHPNFLKKQFYAGRRGIFIGDVAQFGFQREMHHPEVEWAGEGEGIEEVMARDPENFGRILPVYPLTEGVSQKVMRRIMRDTVPRYSRYVKEALPEELLHRHRLLSLPVALREAHQPDPSCSIADLNSGRSAAHRSLAFDELFFLQLGLAMKKRGIALEDGISFHVTHRYTKELLKLLPFSLTGAQKRVLSEIKEDMIAPHPMHRLVQGDVGCGKTLVALMAALICVENDYQVAIMAPTELLAEQHYLNIHGYCEKLGITVALLTASIKGKNDTLERIASGETRIVVGTHAMIQDKVEFHRLGLGIIDEQHRFGVVQRALLKKKGSNPDILVMTATPIPRTLSMTVFGDLSLSVIDELPPGRTPIETRMVRESRRLEVYSLVREEVGKGRQAYVIYPLVEESEKIDLKAAVQMAEHLAQDVFPDLCVAVLHGRMSAAEKEAVMKGFKAGDTDILVSTTVIEVGIDVPNATVMVIEHAERFGLSQLHQLRGRVGRGSERSRCLLLAGDKLSEDGQKRLEVMVKSSDGFVIAEADLQIRGPGDFLGTRQAGMPELRVADILRDGGVLEQARKDAFALVEKDPELNQSGHERLRGELMLRWGGRLELASIG; via the coding sequence ATGCCGATCATAACGCTCGCGCCAGACGGGTCGCTCAAGCTTCCGGAACAGCTCAGGGAATCCCTGCAGCTCGCTCCCGGCGACCAGGTCAGCGTCGAGGTTGTCGACGGCGCCCTCCGCGTTTCCAGACACGTCCCTTCTAAACCCGCCAAGCCTGTTACAACTGTTAAGCCCGCATCAGCCAACGTCGTTGCCGTCCCCGAGGAACTGAAGACCCCGATGACCGTCATCAAGGGGGTGGGGCCCAAGCTCGCCGAGATATTCGCCAAAAAGGGGATCACAACGGTCGAGGATGCGCTCTACATCCTCCCAAACCGCTACGAGGACCGGCGCCAGCTGAAGCGCATATCGGAACTGCGACCGGGCAACTCCGAGGCGTTCTTCGCTACCGTGGTCTCCGCCGAGGCGCAGGTCACCAAGGGCGGACGGCGCTACTTCGAGGCCATCGTCAGGGACGAAAGCGGCAGCCTGCCGCTCAAGTGGTTCAACTTCCATCCCAACTTCCTCAAGAAGCAATTCTATGCCGGTAGGCGCGGCATCTTCATCGGGGATGTCGCCCAGTTCGGCTTCCAGCGCGAGATGCACCACCCCGAGGTGGAATGGGCCGGCGAGGGGGAGGGGATCGAAGAGGTCATGGCGCGCGATCCTGAAAACTTCGGCCGGATTCTTCCCGTGTACCCGCTGACCGAGGGAGTGAGCCAGAAGGTGATGCGCCGCATCATGCGCGACACCGTGCCCCGCTACAGCCGCTACGTGAAGGAGGCGCTCCCGGAGGAGCTTTTACATCGGCACCGCCTCTTGAGCCTCCCGGTTGCGCTCAGGGAAGCGCACCAGCCCGATCCTTCCTGTTCGATCGCCGATCTCAACAGCGGGCGCTCCGCGGCACACCGTTCACTTGCCTTTGACGAGCTGTTCTTCCTGCAACTGGGGCTCGCCATGAAAAAGCGCGGCATTGCGCTCGAGGACGGCATCAGCTTCCACGTTACCCATCGCTACACCAAGGAACTGCTGAAGCTACTTCCTTTCAGCCTGACCGGCGCACAGAAGCGCGTCCTCTCCGAGATTAAGGAGGACATGATCGCGCCGCACCCGATGCACCGTCTGGTGCAGGGGGACGTCGGCTGCGGGAAGACGCTGGTGGCCCTCATGGCCGCGCTCATCTGCGTGGAGAATGACTATCAGGTCGCCATCATGGCCCCGACGGAACTGCTGGCAGAGCAGCACTATCTGAACATCCACGGCTACTGCGAAAAGCTCGGCATCACGGTGGCGCTTCTCACCGCCAGCATCAAGGGTAAGAACGACACACTGGAGAGGATCGCCTCCGGTGAGACCCGCATCGTGGTCGGTACCCACGCCATGATCCAGGACAAGGTCGAATTCCACCGACTGGGGCTGGGGATCATCGACGAGCAGCACCGCTTCGGCGTTGTGCAGCGCGCGCTCCTGAAGAAGAAGGGAAGTAACCCGGACATCCTGGTCATGACGGCGACCCCGATTCCGCGGACCCTTTCCATGACCGTTTTTGGCGATCTCTCTTTGTCAGTGATCGACGAACTGCCGCCGGGGCGGACGCCCATCGAAACCCGCATGGTGCGCGAGTCCCGCCGCCTCGAGGTCTACTCGCTGGTGCGCGAGGAGGTGGGTAAGGGGAGGCAGGCCTACGTAATCTATCCGCTGGTCGAGGAGTCCGAGAAGATCGACCTGAAGGCCGCGGTGCAGATGGCCGAGCATCTGGCCCAGGACGTGTTCCCGGACCTGTGCGTGGCCGTATTGCACGGCAGGATGAGCGCCGCCGAGAAGGAAGCGGTCATGAAGGGATTCAAGGCGGGTGACACCGATATCCTGGTATCGACCACCGTCATCGAGGTGGGCATCGACGTCCCTAATGCGACGGTGATGGTGATCGAGCACGCCGAGCGTTTCGGGCTCTCGCAGTTGCACCAGTTGCGCGGCAGGGTAGGGCGCGGCAGCGAACGTTCCCGCTGTCTCCTGCTGGCGGGCGACAAGCTCTCGGAGGATGGTCAGAAGCGGCTGGAGGTGATGGTGAAAAGCTCCGACGGCTTCGTTATCGCCGAGGCCGATCTGCAAATCAGAGGTCCCGGTGATTTTCTGGGCACCCGTCAGGCTGGCATGCCGGAGTTGCGCGTCGCCGACATCCTGCGCGACGGCGGCGTCTTGGAGCAGGCAAGAAAGGATGCCTTTGCCCTGGTCGAGAAGGATCCGGAACTGAACCAGTCGGGTCATGAAAGGCTGCGTGGAGAGTTGATGCTGCGTTGGGGCGGGAGGCTGGAGCTCGCTTCAATCGGGTGA
- a CDS encoding ABC transporter ATP-binding protein yields MSGPHTDMVTVDTVSFLGRSADGAAVELLDGISFSAKAGEITAIIGPSGGGKSTLIRLINRLTDPSEGRITIGGTDIATMDPLKLRRMVALVPQKPFMFEGTVLDNLQMPFRYRHQDPPAAQSTEVTEVLTLARLDRDLLERDSRSLSLGQQQRVGVARALITKPQVLLLDEPTSALDRRTSDELTATLREICHGRNLTMIMVTHDLRLTEKVADYCFYLEAGRILEQGRAAELLTHPATRELKTFLSEPSGQEG; encoded by the coding sequence TTGAGTGGACCCCATACAGACATGGTCACCGTCGACACAGTTTCCTTTTTAGGACGCAGTGCTGATGGGGCGGCCGTCGAGTTGCTGGACGGCATTTCCTTCTCTGCCAAGGCGGGGGAGATAACTGCCATTATCGGGCCGTCCGGGGGCGGCAAGAGTACGCTGATCCGCCTGATCAACCGGCTCACGGATCCAAGCGAAGGGCGGATCACTATCGGGGGCACTGACATCGCCACCATGGATCCGCTTAAGTTGCGCCGCATGGTGGCGCTGGTGCCGCAGAAGCCGTTCATGTTCGAAGGGACGGTGCTCGACAACCTGCAGATGCCATTCCGCTACCGGCACCAGGATCCTCCCGCAGCACAAAGCACGGAGGTAACCGAGGTGCTGACACTGGCGCGGCTGGACCGGGACCTATTGGAACGGGACTCACGCTCCCTGTCGCTGGGGCAGCAGCAGCGGGTGGGCGTGGCCCGGGCTCTGATAACCAAGCCCCAGGTGCTACTTTTGGACGAACCGACCAGCGCGCTGGACCGCAGGACTTCAGACGAACTAACCGCAACCCTGCGCGAGATCTGCCACGGCAGGAACCTCACCATGATCATGGTGACTCATGACCTGCGCCTGACGGAAAAGGTTGCCGATTACTGCTTCTACCTGGAAGCAGGCAGGATTCTGGAGCAGGGGAGGGCTGCCGAGTTGCTGACTCACCCGGCGACCAGAGAGCTGAAGACGTTCCTGTCGGAGCCTTCAGGGCAGGAGGGGTAG
- a CDS encoding basic amino acid ABC transporter substrate-binding protein: MKALRTLTAVLALGLCFVSAAFAAPKAITVASDATWPPMEFVDANKKIVGFDIDFMTAVAKEAGLQVTFKNTAWDGIFAGVEAGQYDAIISSVTITPERQAKYDFTNPYVQIGQILVVPKAEKGSKIADLKGKKVGAQIGTTGAMEVKKVAGVELKTYDEVGLAFEDMAAGRIAGVVCDEPTAITYALQKKEYSSKFKIVGKSFTKEAYGIVVKKGNKDLVAQLNKGIAAVQKKKIDAQLKKKWQLK; the protein is encoded by the coding sequence ATGAAAGCACTTCGTACTCTGACTGCAGTTTTGGCTTTGGGACTCTGTTTTGTCTCCGCGGCTTTCGCCGCACCGAAGGCGATCACCGTCGCGTCCGACGCAACCTGGCCGCCGATGGAGTTCGTTGACGCCAACAAGAAGATCGTTGGCTTCGACATCGACTTCATGACCGCCGTCGCCAAAGAGGCCGGCCTGCAGGTCACCTTCAAGAACACCGCTTGGGACGGCATCTTCGCCGGCGTTGAGGCGGGTCAGTACGACGCCATCATCTCCTCGGTCACCATCACCCCGGAGCGTCAGGCCAAGTACGATTTCACCAACCCGTACGTCCAGATCGGCCAGATCCTGGTCGTGCCCAAGGCTGAGAAGGGCAGCAAGATCGCTGACCTCAAAGGCAAGAAGGTTGGCGCTCAGATCGGCACCACCGGCGCCATGGAAGTCAAGAAAGTTGCCGGCGTCGAGCTGAAAACCTACGACGAAGTCGGCCTGGCCTTCGAGGACATGGCTGCCGGCCGCATCGCCGGCGTCGTCTGCGACGAGCCGACCGCCATCACCTACGCTCTCCAGAAGAAGGAGTACAGCTCCAAGTTCAAGATCGTGGGCAAGTCCTTCACCAAAGAGGCCTACGGCATCGTAGTCAAGAAGGGGAACAAGGACCTGGTCGCCCAGCTGAACAAGGGGATCGCAGCGGTTCAGAAAAAGAAGATCGACGCACAGCTCAAGAAGAAGTGGCAGCTTAAGTAA
- the greA gene encoding transcription elongation factor GreA, whose amino-acid sequence MSQTVPLTKESYEALQEDLKRLIKEERPKVIQDIAEARAHGDLSENAEYDAAKNRQGFIEGRILELQDKLARAYVVDLSNLKPDKVVFGATITVYDTATEEEITYKIVGEDEADIKLGKISCTSPVGKALIGHKLDDTVRVSVPSGMKEYEIIEIRYE is encoded by the coding sequence ATGTCTCAGACAGTTCCATTGACCAAGGAGAGTTACGAGGCCCTCCAGGAGGACCTTAAACGCCTGATTAAGGAAGAACGCCCCAAGGTGATCCAGGATATTGCAGAGGCCAGGGCGCACGGCGACCTTTCCGAAAATGCGGAGTACGATGCGGCCAAGAACCGTCAGGGTTTCATCGAGGGGCGCATACTGGAGCTGCAGGACAAACTGGCGAGGGCCTACGTGGTCGACCTCTCCAACCTGAAGCCGGACAAGGTGGTCTTTGGCGCCACCATCACCGTGTACGACACCGCGACCGAAGAAGAGATCACCTACAAAATCGTCGGTGAGGACGAGGCCGACATCAAGCTGGGCAAGATCTCCTGCACCTCGCCGGTGGGCAAGGCGCTGATCGGGCACAAGCTGGACGACACCGTCCGCGTCAGTGTTCCTTCCGGTATGAAGGAATACGAGATCATCGAGATTCGCTACGAATAA
- a CDS encoding DUF1858 domain-containing protein translates to MAQVTKDMTFAAVMRMHPDVVKVLAKYNLGCIGCMGAQNESLEQGCAAHGISVDDIVADLNKIFE, encoded by the coding sequence ATGGCTCAGGTAACCAAGGACATGACTTTTGCCGCAGTGATGAGGATGCACCCGGACGTCGTCAAGGTGCTCGCTAAATACAACCTCGGCTGCATCGGCTGCATGGGTGCTCAGAACGAGTCCCTCGAGCAGGGCTGCGCCGCCCACGGCATCAGCGTGGACGACATCGTCGCCGACCTCAACAAGATCTTCGAATAA
- a CDS encoding ABC transporter permease, which yields MDNQGLVNLGILDLVVAYSLVLLAIGLAKLKRIGQEGQMFWASLRMVFQLLAVGYLLHFIFAVQHPLPVLAILLVMGGFSLQVIGSRIKRKMPRFYQVVGTALLIGCGGVTFVFCSLVVHYSPWYDPRYLIPLAGMIIGNSMNGASLAAERLGAEMRERREEIETALCLGASARQAAKPALRNAFRAAIMPTANTMAAMGIVSLPGMMTGQILSGTEPMVAVRYQVAIMCAITGAVAITAYLIVLQGYRSYFTAAHQLDMEWR from the coding sequence ATGGATAATCAGGGTTTAGTGAATCTGGGTATCCTCGATCTCGTGGTGGCTTACAGCCTGGTGCTGCTCGCGATCGGGCTTGCGAAACTGAAGCGCATCGGCCAGGAAGGGCAGATGTTTTGGGCTTCGCTGCGGATGGTGTTCCAACTGTTGGCGGTGGGCTATCTGCTTCATTTCATCTTTGCCGTCCAGCACCCCTTGCCGGTGTTGGCCATCCTGCTGGTCATGGGGGGCTTTTCGCTGCAGGTGATCGGTTCCCGCATCAAGCGGAAGATGCCGCGTTTCTACCAGGTGGTGGGGACGGCTCTCTTGATCGGTTGCGGAGGCGTTACCTTCGTCTTCTGCTCGCTGGTGGTACACTATTCCCCCTGGTACGATCCCCGTTACCTGATTCCGTTGGCGGGTATGATCATCGGCAACTCCATGAACGGCGCGAGCCTTGCTGCCGAGCGCCTGGGAGCGGAGATGCGGGAGCGGCGCGAGGAGATAGAAACCGCACTCTGTTTGGGGGCAAGTGCTCGACAGGCCGCGAAACCTGCGCTACGGAACGCCTTCCGTGCCGCCATCATGCCGACCGCCAATACCATGGCGGCCATGGGTATCGTTTCTCTTCCCGGGATGATGACCGGGCAGATCCTCTCCGGCACCGAGCCGATGGTTGCCGTCCGTTACCAGGTCGCCATCATGTGCGCCATCACCGGTGCCGTTGCCATTACCGCTTATCTTATCGTGCTGCAAGGCTACCGGAGTTACTTCACCGCCGCGCACCAACTGGATATGGAGTGGAGATAA
- a CDS encoding DMT family transporter: MKDAISKVDVFIFLAQRFLIAAAIMLPIALTRVDRIKIRLFTHASILGILLFASYAFQTVALKYTSASNTGFLTGLSVLLVPLFGAAIFRHAVAPGIKWGVGLATPGLFLLCTDGSLNFNVGDILGAICGACVALHLLYTSHFARHADSDVYLLTTLQLSVVGLLSLVSAEARGQEVFVWHPELLWTLVVCVLIATIFAFLVQTTMQKWISPAHTALIFCTEPVFAAVYAYYAAGERLGALSLLGAVLILAGMVVSELLPDGADSEATVTVAAEG, encoded by the coding sequence GTGAAGGACGCAATCAGCAAGGTGGACGTATTTATTTTTCTAGCTCAAAGATTTCTAATTGCCGCTGCGATCATGCTGCCCATAGCTTTAACGCGGGTTGACAGAATAAAGATTAGACTATTCACACACGCGTCCATTCTTGGAATTCTTTTATTTGCTTCATACGCCTTCCAGACCGTTGCCCTGAAGTACACCAGCGCATCGAACACCGGCTTTCTCACCGGCCTGAGTGTCTTGTTGGTGCCGCTATTCGGCGCTGCCATTTTCCGACATGCCGTCGCCCCCGGCATCAAGTGGGGAGTTGGTCTTGCCACCCCCGGCTTATTCCTTCTTTGCACTGACGGCAGCCTGAATTTCAATGTAGGTGACATCCTCGGAGCGATCTGCGGAGCCTGCGTCGCACTGCACCTTCTCTACACCAGTCACTTCGCCCGCCACGCCGACAGTGACGTCTACCTGCTCACTACGTTGCAACTATCGGTGGTGGGGCTCTTGAGTCTTGTCTCAGCAGAGGCGCGGGGACAGGAGGTCTTCGTCTGGCACCCGGAACTGCTCTGGACCCTGGTGGTGTGCGTGCTGATAGCCACCATCTTCGCCTTCCTGGTACAGACCACCATGCAGAAGTGGATCAGTCCCGCCCACACGGCCCTCATCTTCTGCACCGAACCCGTTTTTGCCGCCGTGTACGCCTACTACGCGGCAGGGGAGAGGCTGGGCGCCCTCAGCTTATTGGGAGCGGTGCTTATCCTTGCGGGAATGGTGGTTTCCGAATTGCTACCCGATGGCGCCGACAGCGAAGCGACCGTGACTGTCGCCGCCGAAGGGTGA
- a CDS encoding threonine aldolase family protein, whose translation MINTGHHSELKHHFASDNYAGICAEAWQAMAEANSGLASSYGDDRWTALACEKIRELFETDCEVFFVFNGTAANSLALASLCQSYHSIVCHEMAHIETDECGASEFFSNGTKVLLVPGENGKINLDAVEHTITKRSDIHYPKARALSITQATELGTLYSVSELQAIGELAKRFDLRVHMDGARFANAVAALNVAPKEISWQAGVDVLTFGGTKNGFAVGEAVVFFNKELAYEFDYRCKQAGQLASKMRFLTAPWIGMLESGAWLRNAAHANSCARLLANEIKKIPQVRIMFESQANSVFLEMAPEALEDLRARGWHFYTFIGSGGARFMCSWDTKVEEVANLVADIKAVV comes from the coding sequence ATGATAAACACAGGACACCACAGCGAGCTCAAGCACCATTTCGCCAGCGACAACTACGCAGGGATCTGCGCAGAGGCGTGGCAGGCGATGGCGGAGGCTAACAGCGGGCTGGCGAGTTCCTACGGCGACGACCGCTGGACAGCCCTGGCGTGTGAGAAGATCCGCGAGCTTTTCGAGACGGATTGCGAGGTTTTCTTCGTCTTCAACGGTACTGCGGCAAACTCGCTGGCGCTGGCATCGTTGTGCCAGTCCTATCACTCCATCGTCTGCCACGAAATGGCGCACATAGAGACAGACGAGTGCGGCGCCTCCGAATTCTTTTCCAACGGTACCAAGGTGCTTCTGGTCCCCGGTGAGAACGGCAAGATCAACCTCGACGCCGTCGAGCACACCATCACCAAACGCAGCGATATCCACTATCCCAAGGCGCGCGCCCTGAGCATCACCCAGGCGACGGAGCTCGGCACGCTGTACTCAGTATCGGAACTGCAGGCGATCGGGGAACTGGCGAAACGGTTCGACTTGCGCGTGCATATGGACGGCGCGCGTTTCGCCAATGCGGTCGCGGCCCTGAACGTCGCGCCCAAGGAGATCAGTTGGCAGGCCGGCGTCGACGTCCTCACGTTCGGCGGGACCAAGAACGGGTTTGCTGTCGGTGAAGCCGTGGTGTTCTTCAACAAGGAGTTGGCCTACGAGTTCGACTACCGCTGCAAGCAAGCCGGCCAGTTGGCCTCCAAGATGCGCTTTCTTACCGCACCCTGGATTGGAATGCTGGAGAGCGGCGCCTGGCTCAGGAACGCCGCGCACGCGAACAGCTGCGCACGTCTGTTGGCAAACGAGATCAAGAAGATACCGCAGGTCCGCATCATGTTCGAAAGCCAGGCCAACTCCGTCTTCCTGGAAATGGCACCCGAAGCGCTGGAAGATTTAAGGGCTCGCGGCTGGCACTTCTACACCTTCATCGGCTCGGGCGGCGCCCGCTTCATGTGCTCCTGGGACACCAAGGTCGAGGAGGTCGCCAACCTGGTGGCCGACATCAAGGCAGTCGTGTAG